A genomic stretch from Canis lupus baileyi chromosome 3, mCanLup2.hap1, whole genome shotgun sequence includes:
- the POLR2A gene encoding DNA-directed RNA polymerase II subunit RPB1 codes for MHGGGPPSGDSACPLRTIKRVQFGVLSPDELKRMSVTEGGIKYPETTEGGRPKLGGLMDPRQGVIERTGRCQTCAGNMTECPGHFGHIELAKPVFHVGFLVKTMKVLRCVCFFCSKLLVDSNNPKIKDILAKSKGQPKKRLTHVYDLCKGKNICEGGEEMDNKFGVEQPEGDEDLTKEKGHGGCGRYQPRIRRSGLELYAEWKHVNEDSQEKKILLSPERVHEIFKRISDEECFVLGMEPRYARPEWMIVTVLPVPPLSVRPAVVMQGSARNQDDLTHKLADIVKINNQLRRNEQNGAAAHVIAEDVKLLQFHVATMVDNELPGLPRAMQKSGRPLKSLKQRLKGKEGRVRGNLMGKRVDFSARTVITPDPNLSIDQVGVPRSIAANMTFAEIVTPFNIDRLQELVRRGNSQYPGAKYIIRDNGDRIDLRFHPKPSDLHLQTGYKVERHMCDGDIVIFNRQPTLHKMSMMGHRVRILPWSTFRLNLSVTTPYNADFDGDEMNLHLPQSLETRAEIQELAMVPRMIVTPQSNRPVMGIVQDTLTAVRKFTKRDVFLERGEVMNLLMFLSTWDGKVPQPAILKPRPLWTGKQIFSLIIPGHINCIRTHSTHPDDEDSGPYKHISPGDTKVVVENGELIMGILCKKSLGTSAGSLVHISYLEMGHDVTRLFYSNIQTVINNWLLIEGHTIGIGDSIADSKTYQDIQNTIKKAKQDVIEVIEKAHNNELEPTPGNTLRQTFENQVNRILNDARDKTGSSAQKSLSEYNNFKSMVVSGAKGSKINISQVIAVVGQQNVEGKRIPFGFKHRTLPHFIKDDYGPESRGFVENSYLAGLTPTEFFFHAMGGREGLIDTAVKTAETGYIQRRLIKSMESVMVKYDATVRNSINQVVQLRYGEDGLAGESVEFQNLATLKPSNKAFEKKFRFDYTNERALRRTLQEDLVKDVLSNAHIQNELEREFERMREDREVLRVIFPTGDSKVVLPCNLLRMIWNAQKIFHINPRLPSDLHPIKVVEGVKELSKKLVIVNGDDPLSRQAQENATLLFNIHLRSTLCSRRMAEEFRLSGEAFDWLLGEIESKFNQAIAHPGEMVGALAAQSLGEPATQMTLNTFHYAGVSAKNVTLGVPRLKELINISKKPKTPSLTVFLLGQSARDAERAKDILCRLEHTTLRKVTANTAIYYDPNPQSTVVAEDQEWVNVYYEMPDFDVARISPWLLRVELDRKHMTDRKLTMEQIAEKINAGFGDDLNCIFNDDNAEKLVLRIRIMNSDENKMQEEEEVVDKMDDDVFLRCIESNMLTDMTLQGIEQISKVYMHLPQTDNKKKIIITEDGEFKALQEWILETDGVSLMRVLSEKDVDPVRTTSNDIVEIFTVLGIEAVRKALERELYHVISFDGSYVNYRHLALLCDTMTCRGHLMAITRHGVNRQDTGPLMKCSFEETVDVLMEAAAHGESDPMKGVSENIMLGQLAPAGTGCFDLLLDAEKCKYGMEIPTNIPGLGAAGPTGMFFGSAPSPMGGISPAMTPWNQGATPAYGAWSPSVGSGMTPGAAGFSPSAASDASGFSPGYSPAWSPTPGSPGSPGPSSPYIPSPGGAMSPSYSPTSPAYEPRSPGGYTPQSPSYSPTSPSYSPTSPSYSPTSPNYSPTSPSYSPTSPSYSPTSPSYSPTSPSYSPTSPSYSPTSPSYSPTSPSYSPTSPSYSPTSPSYSPTSPSYSPTSPSYSPTSPSYSPTSPSYSPTSPSYSPTSPSYSPTSPNYSPTSPNYTPTSPSYSPTSPSYSPTSPNYTPTSPNYSPTSPSYSPTSPSYSPTSPSYSPSSPRYTPQSPTYTPSSPSYSPSSPSYSPTSPKYTPTSPSYSPSSPEYTPTSPKYSPTSPKYSPTSPKYSPTSPTYSPTTPKYSPTSPTYSPTSPVYTPTSPKYSPTSPTYSPTSPKYSPTSPTYSPTSPKGSTYSPTSPGYSPTSPTYSLTSPAISPDDSDEEN; via the exons AAACGAATGTCTGTGACAGAGGGCGGTATCAAATACCCCGAGACGACGGAGGGAGGCCGCCCCAAGCTTGGGGGGCTGATGGACCCAAGGCAGGGGGTGATTGAGCGGACTGGCCGCTGCCAAACCTGTGCAG GAAACATGACAGAGTGTCCTGGCCACTTTGGCCACATCGAGCTGGCCAAGCCCGTGTTTCACGTGGGCTTCCTGGTGAAGACGATGAAGGTTTTGCGCTGTGTCTGCTTCTTCTGCTCCAAGTTGCTTGTGGACTCT AACAACCCAAAGATCAAGGACATCCTGGCCAAGTCCAAGGGGCAGCCCAAGAAGCGGCTCACCCACGTGTATGACCTGTGCAAGGGCAAGAACATCTGCGAAGGCGGTGAGGAGATGGATAACAAGTTCGGGGTGGAGCAGCCCGAGGGTGATGAGGACTTGACCAAAGAAAAG GGCCATGGGGGCTGCGGACGATACCAGCCCCGCATCCGGCGCTCAGGCCTGGAGCTGTATGCCGAGTGGAAGCATGTCAATGAGGACTCCCAGGAGAAGAAGATCCTGCTGAGTCCTGAGCGAGTACATGAAATCTTCAAGCGCATCTCAGACGAAGAGTGttttgtgctgggcatggagccccgCTACGCCCGGCCTGAGTGGATGATTGTCACTGTGCTGCCCGTGCCCCCGCTGTCTGTGCGGCCTGCCGTGGTGATGCAGGGCTCTGCCCGCAACCAG GATGACTTGACCCACAAGCTGGCGGATATCGTGAAGATCAACAATCAGTTGCGGCGCAATGAGCAAAACGGTGCAGCGGCCCACGTCATCGCAGAGGATGTGAAGCTCCTCCAGTTCCATGTGGCCACGATGGTGGACAATGAGCTGCCTGGCCTGCCCCGG GCCATGCAGAAGTCTGGGCGTCCCCTCAAGTCCCTGAAGCAGCGGTTGAAGGGCAAGGAAGGCCGAGTCCGAGGGAACCTGATGGGCAAGCGAGTGGACTTCTCAGCCCGCACCGTCATCACTCCCGACCCCAACCTTTCCATCGACCAGGTCGGTGTGCCTCGCTCCATTGCTGCCAACATGACCTTTGCAGAGATCGTCACGCCCTTCAACATCGACAG acTTCAGGAATTGGTGCGCAGGGGGAACAGCCAGTACCCAGGGGCCAAGTACATCATCCGAGACAATGGCGATCGCATTGACCTGCGTTTCCACCCAAAGCCCAGTGACCTTCATTTGCAGACTGGCTATAAG GTGGAACGGCACATGTGCGATGGAGACATTGTCATCTTCAACCGGCAGCCGACTTTGCACAAGATGTCCATGATGGGGCATCGGGTCCGCATCCTCCCCTGGTCTACTTTTCGCTTAAATCTGAG TGTAACAACTCCATACAATGCTGACTTTGATGGGGATGAGATGAACTTGCACCTGCCACAGTCTCTGGAGACTCGGGCAGAGATCCAGGAGCTCGCCATGGTGCCGCGCATGATTGTCACCCCCCAGAGCAATCGCCCCGTCATGGGCATCGTGCAGGACACGCTCACAGCTGTGCGCAAATTCACAAAGAGAGATGTCTTCCTGGAGCGG GGGGAAGTTATGAACCTTTTGATGTTCTTGTCCACGTGGGATGGGAAGGTCCCGCAGCCGGCCATCCTGAAGCCTCGTCCCCTGTGGACAGGCAAACAGATCTTCTCCCTCATCATACCAGGCCACATCAACTGCATCCGCACCCACAGCACCCATCCCGACGACGAGGACAGTGGTCCTTACAAACACATCTCTCCAGGGGACACCAAG GTGGTAGTGGAGAACGGGGAGCTGATCATGGGCATCCTGTGTAAGAAATCTCTGGGTACGTCAGCCGGCTCGCTGGTCCACATTTCTTACCTGGAGATGGGCCATGACGTCACTCGTCTCTTCTACTCCAACATTCAGACAGTCATTAACAACTGGCTTCTCATCGAGG GTCATACCATTGGCATTGGGGACTCCATTGCGGACTCAAAGACCTACCAGGACATTCAGAACACTATTAAGAAGGCTAAGCAGGATGTGATAGAG GTCATTGAGAAGGCTCATAACAATGAGCTGGAGCCCACCCCCGGGAACACTCTGCGGCAGACCTTTGAGAACCAGGTGAACCGCATTCTCAACGATGCCCGAGATAAGACTGGCTCCTCTGCCCAGAAGTCCTTGTCTGAGTACAACAACTTTAAGTCCATGGTCGTGTCTGGGGCCAAAGGTTCCAAGATCAACATCTCCCAG GTCATCGCTGTAGTCGGGCAGCAGAACGTGGAGGGCAAGCGGATCCCATTTGGATTCAAGCACCGGACCCTGCCTCATTTCATCAAGGATGACTACGGGCCAGAGAGCCGAGGCTTTGTGGAGAATTCCTACCTGGCCGGCCTCACGCCTACCGAGTTCTTCTTCCATGCCATGGGGGGTCGCGAGGGGCTTATCGACACGGCCGTCAAGACTGCTGAAACTG GGTACATCCAGCGGCGGCTCATCAAGTCCATGGAGTCGGTGATGGTGAAGTATGATGCTACTGTGCGAAACTCCATCAACCAGGTGGTGCAGCTGCGCTATGGCGAGGACGGCCTGGCTGGCGAGAGCGTCGAGTTCCAGAACCTGGCTACCCTTAAGCCATCCAACAAGGCTTTTGAGAAGAA GTTCCGCTTTGACTACACAAACGAGAGGGCCCTGCGGCGCACTCTGCAGGAGGACCTGGTGAAGGACGTGCTGAGCAATGCGCACATTCAGAACGAGTTAGAGCGAGAATTCGAGCGCATGCGTGAGGACAGGGAGGTGCTCAGGGTCATCTTCCCGACTGGCGACAGCAAG GTCGTCCTCCCCTGTAACCTGCTGCGTATGATCTGGAACGCTCAGAAAATCTTCCACATCAACCCTCGCCTTCCCTCCGACTTGCACCCCATCAAGGTGGTAGAGG GAGTCAAGGAATTGAGCAAGAAACTCGTAATTGTGAACGGGGATGACCCCCTGAGCAGGCAAGCTCAGGAGAATGCCACACTTCTCTTCAACATCCACTTGCGCTCCACACTGTGCTCCCGCCGCATGGCTGAGGAGTTCCGGCTCAGCGGGGAGGCCTTCGACTGGCTGCTTGGAGAGATCGAGTCCAAGTTCAATCAAGCCATT GCCCATCCTGGGGAGATGGTGGGAGCCCTGGCTGCACAGTCCCTTGGAGAACCTGCCACCCAGATGACCTTGAATACCTTTCACTATGCTGGTGTGTCTGCCAAAAACGTGACCCTGGGTGTGCCCCGACTCAAGGAACTCATCAACATTTCCAAGAAGCCAAAGACGCCTTCACTTACTGTCTTCCTGCTGGGCCAGTCTGCTCGAGATGCTGAGAGAGCCAAG GACATTCTGTGCCGTCTGGAACATACAACATTGAGGAAGGTGACCGCCAACACAGCCATCTACTACGACCCCAACCCCCAGAGCACTGTCGTGGCAGAGGATCAGGAATGGGTGAATGTCTACTATGAGATGCCGGACTTTGACGTGGCCCGAATCTCGCCCTGGCTCTTGCGGGTGGAGCTGGACCGGAAGCACATGACAGACCGGAAGCTGACCATGGAGCAGATTGCTGAGAAGATCAATGCTG GTTTCGGCGATGACTTGAACTGCATCTTTAACGACGACAACGCTGAGAAGCTGGTGCTCCGAATCCGCATCATGAACAGCGATGAAAACAAGATGCAAGAG GAGGAAGAGGTGGTGGACAAAATGGATGATGACGTCTTCCTGCGCTGCATCGAGTCCAATATGCTGACTGACATGACCCTGCAGGGCATTGAGCAGATTAGCAAG GTGTATATGCACCTGCCACAGACGGACAACAAGAAGAAGATCATTATCACCGAAGACGGGGAATTCAAGGCTCTGCAGGAGTGGATCCTTGAGACGGACGGCGTGAGCCTGATGCGGGTGCTGAGCGAGAAGGACGTGGACCCTGTCCGTACCACGTCCAACGACATTGTGGAGATCTTCACG GTGCTGGGCATTGAAGCTGTGCGGAAGGCCCTGGAGCGGGAGCTGTACCACGTCATCTCCTTTGACGGCTCCTACGTCAATTACCGCCACTTGGCACTCCTGTGTGATACCATGACCTGCCGGGGCCACTTGATGGCCATCACCCGCCATGGTGTCAATCGCCAGGATACTGGGCCTCTCATGAAGTGCTCCTTTGAGGAAACG GTGGACGTGCTTATGGAAGCAGCTGCTCACGGAGAGAGTGACCCCATGAAGGGGGTGTCTGAGAACATCATGCTGGGTCAGCTGGCCCCGGCTGGCACCGGCTGCTTTGATCTCCTGCTCGATGCTGAGAAGTGCAAGTATGGCATGGAGATCCCCACCAACATCCCTGGCCTGGGGGCTGCCGGAC CCACTGGCATGTTCTTTGGATCGGCACCTAGTCCCATGGGAGGAATTTCTCCTGCCATGACTCCCTGGAACCAGGGGGCAACTCCAGCCTATGGTGCCTGGTCCCCTAGTGTCG GAAGCGGAATGACGCCGGGGGCAGCCGGCTTCTCTCCCAGTGCTGCGTCAGATGCCAGTGGCTTCAGCCCAGGCTACTCTCCTGCCTGGTCTCCCACGCCGGGCTCGCCTGGGTCACCGGGCCCCTCCAGCCCCTACATCCCCTCACCAG GTGGCGCTATGTCTCCCAGCTACTCACCGACATCGCCTGCCTATGAGCCTCGCTCCCCTGGGGGCTATACACCCCAGAGTCCCTCCTATTCCCCTACTTCGCCCTCCTACTCCCCCACCTCTCCGTCCTACTCTCCAACTAGTCCCAACTATAGTCCCACATCACCCAGCTACTCCCCAACTTCTCCCAGCTACTCCCCAACTTCTCCCAGCTACTCCCCAACTTCTCCCAGCTACTCCCCAACTTCTCCCAGCTActccccaacctctcccagctaCTCCCCCACCTCGCCCAGCTATTCCCCCACCTCGCCCAGCTACTCCCCCACCTCGCCCAGCTACTCTCCCACCTCACCCAGCTactcccccacctctcccagcTACTCCCCCACATCCCCAAGCTACTCGCCCACATCCCCAAGCTACTCGCCCACATCCCCAAGCTATTCCCCGACATCTCCGAGCTACTCGCCAACCAGCCCTAACTATTCTCCAACCAGTCCCAATTATACCCCGACGTCACCCAGCTATAGCCCAACGTCACCCAGCTACTCCCCAACTAGTCCCAACTACACGCCCACGAGCCCTAACTACAGCCCAACGTCTCCGAGCTATTCTCCAACTTCCCCCAGCTACTCCCCAACCTCACCAAGCTACTCCCCATCAAGCCCACGATACACACCACAGTCTCCAACTTATACCCCAAGCTCCCCCAGCTAcagccccagctcccccagctACAGCCCCACCTCGCCGAAGTACACCCCCACCAGTCCCTCCTAcagccccagctccccagagTACACCCCGACCTCCCCCAAATACTCCCCCACCAGCCCGAAATACTCACCCACCTCCCCCAAGTACTCCCCCACCAGCCCCACCTACTCACCCACCACCCCAAAATACTCCCCAACATCTCCTACTTACTCGCCGACCTCTCCAGTCTATACCCCTACCTCTCCCAAGTACTCGCCTACTAGCCCCACCTACTCGCCCACCTCCCCCAAGTACTCACCCACCAGCCCCACCTACTCACCCACCTCCCCCAAAGGCTCCACCTACTCACCCACTTCCCCTGGCTACTCACCCACCAGCCCCACTTACAGCCTCACCAGCCCAGCCATCAGCCCAGATGACAGTGATGAGGAGAACTGA